From a region of the Hemitrygon akajei chromosome 16, sHemAka1.3, whole genome shotgun sequence genome:
- the LOC140739810 gene encoding WAP, Kazal, immunoglobulin, Kunitz and NTR domain-containing protein 1-like yields the protein MLMFLQGHVYFSKCCRNGLGLMFERKAGGDRIQPRTLVIVLCLLRLAGGASLPGGKLSYPGACPNQLNPNLWVDAQSTCERECTADEDCQSFEKCCTNVCGLKSCVAARFADGSLASPDLSKEATCERIVCTQQGSECDIWDGQPVCKCKDRCEKEPNFTCASDGLTYYNKCYMDAEACIRGISLTVVTCRYHITWPNTSPQPLETTANPTSTSSLEDHIPPALYTNPYHQSVYVGGTVSFHCDVSGRPRPDITWEKQSDHRENIIMRPDQMYANVVVTNIGQLVIYSAQQEDAGTYTCTARNAAGLLRADFPLSVIKRGHSGEGAASKGQPLPSGECFKEPDKRDCGHQHVRWFYDHKKGTCSTFVSGGCNGSKNQFETYEECRLACVNETVNICTFPAVQGPCKMWEARWAYNSLMKQCHAFVYSGCEGNKNNFESKETCEETCPFPKNQQCKACKPRHKIVPSFCRSDYAIVGRVTEIVEEQDSGVARFTLDEVLKDEKMGLKFFDFKHLEVIMINMDWNCPCPNITLSDGPLLIMGDVHDGMAVLGAESYVRTVSDKRIKKLHEIMEKKTCELLHRFQD from the exons AtgctgatgtttttgcagggacaCGTTTACTTCTCAAAGTGCTGCAGAAATGGATTGGGTTTGATGTTTGAGAGAAAGGCCGGAGGAGACCGAATTCAGCCCAGGACACTTGTGATTGTGCTCTGCTTGCTGAGGCTGGCCGGAGGCGCCAGTCTCCCCGGCGGAAAGCTCTCCTATCCCGGCGCCTGTCCAAACCAGCTTAATCCCAACCTGTGGGTGGACGCGCAGAGCACTTGCGAGAGGGAATGCACCGCCGATGAG GATTGTCAGAGCTTTGAGAAGTGTTGCACCAACGTGTGCGGCCTGAAGAGCTGTGTGGCAGCGAGGTTTGCAGACGGCAGCTTGGCATCCCCGGATCTTTCCAAGGAGGCGACGTGCGAGAGGATCGTGTGCACCCAGCAAGGCTCGGAGTGTGATATCTGGGACGGGCAGCCCGTCTGCAAGTGCAAGGATAGATGCGAGAAGGAGCCGAATTTCACCTGCGCCTCAGATGGCCTGACCTACTACAACAAGTGCTACATGGACGCCGAGGCGTGTATCAGAGGCATCAGCCTGACGGTGGTGACCTGCCGGTACCACATCACCTGGCCCAACACCAGCCCTCAGCCACTGGAAACCACGGCCAACCCCACATCTACGAGCTCGCTGGAAGACCACATCCCTCCTGCTCTCTACACCAACCCCTACCACCAGTCCGTCTATGTCGGAGGCACCGTGAGCTTTCACTGCGACGTCAGCGGGCGCCCCAGGCCGGACATCACCTGGGAGAAGCAGAGCGACCATCGGGAAAACATCATCATGAGGCCTGACCAAATGTACGCCAACGTTGTGGTCACCAACATCGGCCAGCTGGTGATTTATAGTGCCCAGCAGGAGGATGCTGGGACGTACACGTGCACGGCGAGAAACGCCGCAGGCCTCCTGAGGGCAGACTTCCCGCTGTCCGTCATCAAGCGAGGCCACTCGGGAGAGGGTGCAGCCAGCAAAGGTCAGCCTTTACCATCAGGAGAGTGCTTTAAGGAGCCAGACAAGAGGGATTGCGGCCACCAGCACGTCCGGTGGTTCTACGACCACAAGAAAGGCACCTGTTCCACCTTTGTGTCCGGTGGCTGCAATGGCAGCAAGAACCAGTTTGAGACGTACGAGGAGTGCAGGTTGGCCTGTGTCAATGAGACGGTGAACATCTGCACTTTTCCAGCCGTGCAGGGCCCTTGCAAGATGTGGGAGGCCCGGTGGGCCTACAACTCGCTGATGAAGCAGTGTCACGCCTTTGTCTACAGCGGCTGCGAGGGCAACAAAAACAATTTTGAGAGCAAGGAGACCTGCGAGGAGACCTGCCCCTTCCCGAAAAACCAGCAATGCAAAGCCTGCAAGCCCCGGCACAAGATCGTGCCCAGCTTCTGCAGAAGTGACTACGCCATCGTGGGAAGGGTGACTGAGATCGTCGAGGAACAAGACTCCGGCGTGGCGAGGTTTACGCTGGACGAGGTGCTGAAGGACGAGAAAATGGGGCTCAAGTTCTTTGACTTCAAGCACTTGGAGGTGATAATGATAAACATGGACTGGAACTGCCCGTGCCCGAACATAACCCTTTCAGATGGACCCCTCCTTATAATGGGCGATGTCCACGATGGGATGGCAGTGCTGGGTGCCGAGAGCTACGTGCGGACTGTGAGTGACAAACGCATTAAAAAACTGCATGAAATCATGGAGAAAAAGACTTGTGAACTCCTGCATCGCTTCCAGGATTAA